The following DNA comes from Spirulina major PCC 6313.
CCATGGCTAGTCAAGGGAGTGAAAGAGTGGATGTGGGTAGTGTGCGGGGTGGGTTTTTGCCTCTTCCACGCCGCTGATACTCGTTCAAGGGCGGAATTAGAGACCCTATTAGGTCGAAGCTTTGATGGTGTACTCGTCTCTGATGACTTCAGTGTGTACAACGGTTATGAGGTGAAAGCCCAGCAGAAGTGCTTGGCTCATCTAAGGCGGCACTTCAAGAAAGTCTGCAAGCTCAGGCATGGAAAAATCCAGAGTTGGCGAAGGCATTCCTGGATTTGATTGACACAGCCTTTGAGCAGCATCGTCAGTGGCGTGAAACCGAGGATGGGGCTGCCTATCATCAATGGGCGGCGGGCTTTATCTATGAGGTGAAGGCGGCTGTGGAGCATTGGCTCCCCCTGGCTGGGCATGAGGCGGGCTTGTTATTGCGCTCTCTACGCGATAAGGCAAATCAGTGGTGGTATTTCCTGTCCCCATCCAGAAATTCCCCCGGATAATAATCGTGCGGAACGCTCGTTGCGGTTGGCTGTAACCAAGCGTAAGGTTTGTGGTGGCTCGCGTTCGATGGTAGGTTTTGCCCAGACGGCAAGGTTAACTGAGTGTGATTCAGACTTGTCGGACTCAAGGGCGTTCGGTGTTGAGTTTCTTGAAACAAGCTTTGATGGCGACGGCTTCTCCTGAGCAAGTCTCCATGCCTTCCCTCATCCCTGCTACCTGAATCCTTACGATCTTCTAAGCTGTATTTTGACCAAATGTACACAAATTTGTTTTTTTAGAATCCTTCTGACTTGACTAGAACTCAATTCAATTCCAGTCTCTTGCTCTAAATGCTTTGCTAATCTCTCTGCTGTTCACCTTCCATATTCATACCCAAATTCTTTCGGTTCTTTATCGATTGATTTCTATCAATAATTCCTATATACTCAGGTGTAGCTTTATGGAAATTCCCTTTCATTCNNNNNNNNNNNNNNNNNNNNNNNNNNNNNNNNNNNNNNNNNNNNNNNNNNNNNNNNNNNNNNNNNNNNNNNNNNNNNNNNNNNNNNNNNNNNNNNNNNNNATCGGGCAAGCGTCGCTGGGTTGACCCCCATTGGTTTTGGCGGCAATAAGCTATTTTCGTATCGGTCTTGAGTGGATTCGTACTGCTCTCCTTGAGGGCTGGCGCTTGATTCGGCTTGTTGCTTTCTTTTCTAATTCTGACCCTGAACCGGCTATGGCTTCTCGTCCTCAGCATCGGCAACGCTCTTATCGCCTTGAATTCCAGTTTTGCTCTTTTTCTTACTCCCCTGACTGAATCTTTTGTCCGTCAATCAGGCGTTCGGTGTTGAGTTTCTTGAAACAAGCTTTGATGGCGACGGCTTCTCCTGAGCAAGTCTCCATGCCTTCCCTCATCCCTGCTACCTGAATCCTTACGATCTTCTAAGCTGTATTTTGACCAAATGTACACAAATTTGTTTTTTTAGAATCCTTCTGACTTGACTAGAACTCAATTCAATTCCAGTCTCTTGCTCTAAATGCTTTGCTAATCTCTCTGCTGTTCACCTTCCATATTCATACCCAAATTCTTTCGGTTCTTTATCGATGATTTCTATCAATAATTCTATATACTCAGGTGTAGCTTTATGGAAATTCCCTTTCATTCTTTCGTCAACCAGGCTTTCCAAATTATTCGGATCTCCATGAGTACACCAGTAGGCAACTTTTCTTAATGAGCAACCTAAAAAATCGGCAATCTCTTGATATTTTTTGCCATCATTTCTTAATAAGAGCATCAAGATTCTTTCTCGAATATCTGGATTCTCCTGATACTTGAGTTCATGCTGCAATATTTTTTTCTCTTCCGTGGTTATATAGTTTTTAATCGGCATATCAATATGGTATTGTTTTTGTACTATTATATGTGATTTGGATGCCGATTAGCTTACCCAGATGATACAGTTTTTCAAACAGGCAAAGTTTACAATTGAATCAGTAGATCCTGTTAAATGGCAAACTATACCAGTTCAGCGCTCAAAATTAGCTCGTGAATTTCAAGACTGTTCTGAAGAAGATTTACTGGTTTCTGAGTTTACTATTATTTTGAGGCCGATCTGAATAAGTCTTCCTCATAGTTTTTCAATAAAGCTTCAAATTTTAATCATAAAGCCTTGCTTTCTAACATGTTTCAAAATACTAAAAGAAAAACAAAATTTGTTTTTCTTTTAAAACTAATTTTAGTTAAAGCCGCTGCATCTTTCATTGCAATATTTTTCTATGGCCCTCTACTCGGAGGATTAGGGGATTCATCCAGGTATTTATCTGCACCATTTAAGCCAACGCTGGTAAATTTTACCAATAGAACTTACTTCGCGGATGCAGTTTTTGGTTTCTTGAGAATTTTTCTTGACCAAATACAGACACATTTATTTATATCATTATTAAACGGATTCTTTATTTGGTTTATTTTTCGCAAAAGTTATCCCTTTTTAAACAAAATTTGCTTTTGGATCGCTTTTCTCTTACCTCACTTCCTGATTTGGACTTCCTCTGTTGGTAAAGAAGCACTCGTGATCCCTGGCTTTCTTTTATTGATTAAGCTTAATGTCGATATTGTACTCAAAACCAAAATAAATTATTTTCAAGTTCTTCTGTCGTTATGGATTACTTATCTGGTCAGACCCAACTACTTAATCTCTTACATATTTTTAACTGCTTCAACACTACTTATTTATAAAACAAATATTTTTTACAAACTCAAAGCAAAATTGATTGCAAACTTTTTGTTGCTTATATACATCGGAACATTTATGGTACTTGCGCTATTTTTAACCTATGGGTTATGGGAAGATAAAATTCTAGAAATCATGAGATTCAGTGAATGGCAGTTCTTTTCCTATGATGCCAGAACAAATCGTCTAGACCTTGATTGGGAATCAACCTTTGATTTTTTCAAACATTTCTGGTGGGGTATTCCTGCATCAATTATTGGACCAACACTTTCAGAAGCAATTCAACACCCCTTGCTTTTCCCGGCACTTATTGAAGGAACTTTTGCATTTACTCTTTTATTTTACACCATCTTAAAACTGACAACATTTTCAAAAAACAATCAAAAAATTAAACAGTTAGTTGTCTTTGGATTTATTCCGGCAGTTATTATAGGCTTGTTGAGCCACTACCCACTAGGGATTCTCAATCCTGGTTCTGCATTACGGTATAAGCAATCGCTAGCACCACTTTTCTATTTTTATCCATTATTACTTATGGCTCGTATCAAACAAGTCAAAGAACAAGCCCGTAGCCACTCATGAAGATCTTATTCATTATCACTAGGGCAGATGTTGCAGGAGGGGCACAATTATATCTAAGAGACTTAGCAAGTAAGTTAGTTGAGCACCGAGTTATGGTTTTAACAGGTGTAAAAGGAAAATTCAATGATGTCTTGGCAAATTCAAAGATAGAATCAATTGCTTGCCCTACATTTAAAAATAATATTAATCCTCTAGAAGATTGGCAGACTTTAGATTTTATCAAGTTTACAATTCGTCAATTTCATCCCGATCTAGTTGTCACGCATTCAAGTAAAGCGGGGATCTTGGGAAGATTGGCTACTAAACAATGCTCTGTCCCATCCATTTTTACTGCCCATGGTTGGTCTTTTACTAAAGGAATTTCAGAACCAAAGCGTACTATTTACCAATGGATTGAACAGTGGATTTCAAGTTTTACAGACCAAATTATTTGTGTATCAGAGTATGATATTCAACTAGCGCTCAGGGCAGGTATTGAAGCACATCGCTTAACTAAAATATACTCTGGTATTCAAGATATTTCACCAAACTTGAGAGCTAGTCTTTCTAATAGTGATCCAGTTAAAATTATCATGACGGCTCGTTTCGAGCCACAGAAAGATCATCAAACACTCTTGATGGCTTTACAAGGTTTAACTGGAGTAGAACTCAATCTTTTAGAAGATGGCCCGCTCATGGACAAATACCAAAAGATGGCTAACGATTTAGGCATTGCCCATTGTGTGAAATTTTTGGGATTTTCTCCTAATGTGGCTGAGCACCTTGCCCAATCACAAATTTTTGTATTAATTACCAATTGGGAAGGTTTTCCTATTTCTACCCTTGAAGCAATGCGAGCAGGTTTACCGACAATTGTTTCAGATGTCAATGGTTGCTCTGAAGCGATTGTTGAAGGAGAAACGGGCTACGTTATTCCTCATGGTGATGTGGAAACATTACGCTCACGATTGAAAACACTGATTAGCGATCCACAGCTCCGCATTAGCATGGGCAATGCCGCACGAAAACGATATGAACAACACTATACCTTCGAGATGATGTATGAACGTACTTTAGAAGTCTATCAGCAGGTAGTCAATTCCCAATGACGATATTGATGACAGGAGCTACCGGATTAACAGGTAAGCTTTTTTTGCAACAATTACAAACAGTTTTGCCAGAGCAAAAACTACACTGCTTAATTCGTAGCAATAGCAACAAAGAGATTATTTCTGATGTCAAACTACACTTCAATTTTTGCACTGGAGATAGTTCTGAGCAGCACAGTTGGAGCCATATACTCAAAACAATCTCAGTGGAAACAATTATTCATCTTGCCCAGCTTCGTCATGTTTCCACGATTCTTCAATCCCTTACCGAGCTAAACATTTTCCCTCGTTTAATTATCATTGGGACAACAGGAGTTTATTCACGATATAATCAGTATTCTTCAGACTACAAAATAGCAGAAGACGAGCTTCGTCATTATGAGGGAACCTATTGTCTACTACGTCCCACCATGATCTATGGTTCCCATCGAGATAAGAACCTCCATAAATTAATCAGGTTTTGCGATCGCCACCAATTCTTCCCCGTCTTTGGCTCCGGGCAATCCCTCCTCCAACCTGTCCACGCTGACGATCTAGCCCAAGCCCTCCTCGCCGTCCTGCTCAATCCCCAAATTGAGGGAGCTTACGACCTCTCCGGGGGAACCGTCGTCACCTTCCTAGAACTCCTCGCCCTCGTTGAAAAGCTCCTGGGTAAACCCGTCCGCCCCCTGCGAGTTCCCTACAACCTTGGCCTCTGGTCAGCAACCCTCGCAGAAACCCTTTTAAGAGAGCGATCGCCCATTCGTCGCGAACAAATTCTTAGGCTTCAAGAAGACAAAGCCTATTCCCACGAAGCGGCTACACGAGATTTTGGCTACGCTCCACGATCGCTCGAAGTTGGACTCACCCAAGAAATCGAAATCTTACGCGCAGAGGGCATAATTTGAACAGTGTAATGACCCTGTAGTCATGAATGTTCTCGTTTTTGTGTCAATTAGTCTGATTCTCGCCCTGAGCGTGACTGGCTGGCTGAGAAGCCAATTCCAAATCCAACTGCTCGATATTCCAAACGATCGCAGCTCCCACACGCAGCCCACACCGCGAGGGGGTGGGCTAGGATTTATTGTGGCGTTTTTGTTGATGATTAGTTCAATGGTGGCGTTCGATCGCGCCTTGCTCCTAGAGGTGGTGGAACTGTGGGCGGTGTTGCTGCCCTTGGCGATCGCAGGTTTTTTAGACGATCGATATAATCTACCGGCTCGCGTTCGTTACTTGGTGCAATTGGGTGCTGCGGCGATCGCGGTTTATGCGTTTGCGACGCTGCCAATTCCGGGGCTGTCAGGGCTGGGCAGCGTGGGGCAATGGGTGGGGTTTGGGGTGACGTTGATTGCATTCACCGCCATCATTAATTTCTACAATTTTATGGATGGGTTGGATGGCTTGGTGGCCAGTGTGACGGCGTTGCAATTGGGGTTTTTGGCGGTGTATTTGCAGCAGCCGTTGTGGTGGTTGTTGGTGGGGGCGTTGTGTGGGTTTCTCTATTGGAATTGGTCG
Coding sequences within:
- a CDS encoding glycosyltransferase family 4 protein — protein: MKILFIITRADVAGGAQLYLRDLASKLVEHRVMVLTGVKGKFNDVLANSKIESIACPTFKNNINPLEDWQTLDFIKFTIRQFHPDLVVTHSSKAGILGRLATKQCSVPSIFTAHGWSFTKGISEPKRTIYQWIEQWISSFTDQIICVSEYDIQLALRAGIEAHRLTKIYSGIQDISPNLRASLSNSDPVKIIMTARFEPQKDHQTLLMALQGLTGVELNLLEDGPLMDKYQKMANDLGIAHCVKFLGFSPNVAEHLAQSQIFVLITNWEGFPISTLEAMRAGLPTIVSDVNGCSEAIVEGETGYVIPHGDVETLRSRLKTLISDPQLRISMGNAARKRYEQHYTFEMMYERTLEVYQQVVNSQ
- a CDS encoding NAD-dependent epimerase/dehydratase family protein, producing the protein MTGATGLTGKLFLQQLQTVLPEQKLHCLIRSNSNKEIISDVKLHFNFCTGDSSEQHSWSHILKTISVETIIHLAQLRHVSTILQSLTELNIFPRLIIIGTTGVYSRYNQYSSDYKIAEDELRHYEGTYCLLRPTMIYGSHRDKNLHKLIRFCDRHQFFPVFGSGQSLLQPVHADDLAQALLAVLLNPQIEGAYDLSGGTVVTFLELLALVEKLLGKPVRPLRVPYNLGLWSATLAETLLRERSPIRREQILRLQEDKAYSHEAATRDFGYAPRSLEVGLTQEIEILRAEGII
- a CDS encoding MraY family glycosyltransferase codes for the protein MNVLVFVSISLILALSVTGWLRSQFQIQLLDIPNDRSSHTQPTPRGGGLGFIVAFLLMISSMVAFDRALLLEVVELWAVLLPLAIAGFLDDRYNLPARVRYLVQLGAAAIAVYAFATLPIPGLSGLGSVGQWVGFGVTLIAFTAIINFYNFMDGLDGLVASVTALQLGFLAVYLQQPLWWLLVGALCGFLYWNWSPAKIFMGDVGSTVLGAAVAIALLNATDTPQFWPACAIMIPLLGDAVYTLMRRLLNRENIFQAHRSHLYQRLQQSGWSHGQVAITYLILTGAIALLIGQWGGIGAGLGLGLGGGAIALGEVYLYYRQSVTR